One region of Miscanthus floridulus cultivar M001 chromosome 19, ASM1932011v1, whole genome shotgun sequence genomic DNA includes:
- the LOC136527608 gene encoding phosphoglycerate kinase, cytosolic codes for MATKRSVGTLTEADLKGKKVFLRADLNVPLDDSQKITDDTRIRASVPTIKFLMDKGAKVILASHLGRPKGVTPKYSLKPLVPRLSELLGVNVVMANDCIGEEVQELAASLPDGGVLLLENVRFYKEEEKNDPEFAKKLASVADLYVNDAFGTAHRAHASTEGVTKYLKPAVAGFLMQKELDYLVGAVANPKKPFAAIVGGSKVSTKIGVIESLLAKVDILILGGGMIFTFYKAQGYAIGKSLVEEDKLELATSLIEKAKSKGVSLLLPTDVVVADKFAADADSKTVPASSIPDGWMGLDIGPDSIKTFSETLETTKTVIWNGPMGVFEFEKFAAGTDAIAKKLAEITAKGVTTIIGGGDSVAAVEKAGLADKMSHISTGGGASLELLEGKTLPGVLALDDA; via the exons ATGGCGACCAAGCGGAGCGTGGGCACCCTGACGGAGGCGGATCTGAAGGGGAAGAAGGTGTTCCTCCGCGCCGACCTCAACGTGCCGCTGGACGACAGCCAGAAGATCACCGACGACACCCGCATCCGCGCGTCCGTCCCCACCATCAAGTTCTTGATGGACAAGGGCGCCAAGGTCATCCTGGCCAGCCATCTG GGACGTCCAAAAGGTGTCACTCCCAAGTACAGCTTGAAGCCTCTTGTCCCGCGCTTGTCTGAGCTCCTTGGAGTTAAT GTTGTTATGGCCAATGACTGCATTGGTGAGGAAGTTCAGGAGTTGGCTGCTTCTTTACCAGACGGAGGTGTTCTGCTTTTAGAAAATGTTAGGTTCTacaaggaggaagagaagaatgACCCTGAATTTGCCAAGAAGCTGGCATCCGTTGCTGATCTCTATGTAAATGATGCCTTTGGTACGGCACACAGAGCCCATGCTTCAACAGAGGGAGTTACCAAGTATTTGAAACCTGCTGTGGCTGGCTTCCTTATGCAGAAG GAACTTGACTATCTTGTTGGTGCTGTTGCCAACCCAAAGAAGCCATTCGCTGCAATTGTTGGTGGATCAAAGGTGTCAACGAAGATAGGGGTGATTGAGTCTCTATTGGCTAAGGTTGACATCCTCATCCTTGGTGGTGGTATGATATTCACATTTTACAAGGCCCAGGGATATGCTATAGGCAAATCTCTTGTTGAGGAAGACAAGCTTGAACTGGCAACTTCACTTATTGAGAAAGCCAAGTCAAAGGGGGTTTCACTCTTGCTTCCCACTGATGTTGTAGTGGCTGACAAATTTGCTGCAGATGCTGACAGCAAG ACTGTGCCTGCATCATCTATCCCTGATGGTTGGATGGGCCTGGATATTGGCCCTGACTCCATCAAGACTTTCAGTGAGACTTTGGAGACCACCAAGACTGTCATCTGGAATGGGCCTATGGGAGTTTTCGAGTTTGAGAAGTTTGCAGCTGGCACTGAT GCGATTGCCAAGAAGTTAGCTGAAATCACTGCTAAAGGCGTGACAACCATCATTGGAGGAGGAGACTCTGTCGCTGCGGTCGAGAAGGCTGGGCTGGCGGACAAGATGAGCCACATTTCGACTGGCGGTGGCGCGAGCCTGGAGCTGTTGGAAGGCAAGACCCTCCCAGGTGTCCTTGCTCTTGACGACGCGTAG
- the LOC136526403 gene encoding phosphoglycerate kinase, cytosolic-like — protein sequence MATQKSVGNLTEADLKGKKVFLRADLINVPLDDDQNITDDTRIRASVPTIKFLTEKGAKVILASHPGRPKGVTPKFSLKPLVPRLSELLEVFMAKDCIDEDIEQLAACLPDGGVLLLETARFYEEEEKNNPEFAKKLASISDI from the exons ATGGCGACCCAGAAGAGCGTTGGCAACCTGACGGAGGCGGATCTGAAGGGGAAGAAAGTGTTCCTCCGCGCCGACCTCATCAATGTGCCGCTGGACGACGACCAGAACATCACCGACGACACCCGCATCCGTGCCTCTGTCCCTACCATCAAGTTCTTGACGGAGAAAGGCGCCAAGGTGATCCTGGCCAGCCATCCG GGGCGTCCAAAAGGTGTCACTCCCAAGTTCAGTTTGAAGCCTCTTGTCCCGCGCTTGTCTGAGCTCCTTGAA GTGTTTATGGCCAAGGACTGCATTGATGAGGACATCGAACAGTTGGCTGCTTGTTTACCAGATGGAGGTGTTCTGCTCTTAGAAACTGCTAGGTTCtacgaggaggaagagaagaacaaccCTGAATTTGCCAAGAAGCTGGCTTCAATTTCTGATATT
- the LOC136527613 gene encoding 14 kDa zinc-binding protein-like — MNVSWARSLAQHGTAALAGLRQPQPHPPAAPHGRGSSTALSTHRPSPPMATRAATATLTAATSSLLRRSASMRPLGFRFPHRVPPQRFVRHIASSTNEEAAAKAAAATTDTGGPTIFDKIIAKEIPSSIVYEDENVLAFRDINPQAPVHVLVIPKVRDGLTGLNKAEPRHTEILGQLLYAAKVVAEKEGAANGYRVVINNGAEGCQSVYHLHLHVLGGRQMKWPPG; from the exons ATGAATGTCTCGTGGGCTCGCTCACTGGCTCAGCACGGGACCGCGGCACTTGCGGGCCTGCGGCAGCCGCAGCCGCATCCCCCCGCTGCCCCGCACGGCCGCGGCAGCAGCACTGCACTCTCCACCCACCGACCATCGCCTCCCATGGCGACCAGGGCGGCGACAGCCACGCTCACGGCGGCCACGTCCTCTCTCCTCAG GCGCTCTGCCTCGATGCGGCCGCTGGGTTTCCGGTTCCCCCACCGCGTGCCTCCCCAAAG ATTTGTGCGCCATATTGCTTCATCAACAAATGAGGAAGCTGCTGCCAAAGCAGCCGCCGCCACTACTGATACCGGAGGACCAACCAT TTTCGACAAGATCATTGCAAAGGAAATTCCTTCAAGCATCGTATATGAAGATGAAAATGTGCTGGCATTTAGAGATATTAATCCACAAGCCCCTGTGCACGTTCTAGTCATCCCAAAAGTGAGAGATGGGCTGACTGGATTAAACAAG GCTGAGCCAAGGCATACTGAAATTCTGGGCCAGCTTCTTTACGCAGCAAAAGTAGTAGCAGAAAAGGAAGGTGCAGCAAATGGGTACCGTGTTGTCATAAACAATGGAGctgaaggat GTCAATCTGTCTATCATCTGCACTTGCATGTACTCGGTGGAAGGCAGATGAAGTGGCCCCCTGGTTAA